In Nymphaea colorata isolate Beijing-Zhang1983 chromosome 10, ASM883128v2, whole genome shotgun sequence, the genomic stretch GTGGATTCTACAGGCAGAAAAAAGTGCTCCCCAGACAGCAGCATTGGGTTCCATCGGCATGGATTCAATCAACGACAGCGCCTCCATGATCAATCCAGCTCGTCCAAGGAGATCAACCATGCAGCCATAGTGCTCAATCTTAGGTTCGATACAGAACTCAGATCTTATTCGCTCGAAGATAGATAAACCCTCCTGCACTAGGCCTGCATGGGTACACGCAGACAAAACGGCAACAAGCGTGAGGTCGTTCGGTGCAACTCCTGACCGCTTCATCTCCTCAAAAAATTGTATAGCAGTCCTTCCAAAGCCATGTGAGGCAAGGCCGGAAATCAAGGAAGTCCAAACAGTGACATCTTTGTTCCTTGCTAGTTTAAACACGAGCATTGCTCTCTCTGTGCTCCCACACTTGCAGTACATATCTATTAACGCAGAGTTAAACCTTGTATCCAGTGTTCGATTCTTGTTCTGCACATAAGAATGAACCCATCTGCCTTGTTCTAAAGAACCAAGATGGGCACAAGCTGAAATCAGACTAACAAGAGTGGCATCATTTGGTTCGATCCCTTTCGCTTGCATCTCTCGGAACAGACCCATCGCCTGCTCGTAACAGTTGGCTTGAACATAGCCGGTAATCATCGCACTCCAAGTAACGGCGCTTCTttcaggcatttcatcaaacaacttCCGTGCTTGTGCTACGTCCAGCGAATTAGCATACGCCGATAACAAAGTGGTCCACGATGCAACATCTGGCTCAGAAATTTCAACAAATAATCTACGGGCATTCTCAGTTTCACCAACGACGCTGTAAACGTGAATCAAAGAATTCTTAACATACACATTCCAATCGAATCCCGTCTTCACTGCGCGGCAGTGGATCTCTCTAGACTTGTGAATAGATAGGCTGTTAGAACATGCTTTGAGCAGGAAAGGGAAGGTGTAAGCATCAGGAGAAGCTCCTCGTCTCAGCATCTGGTTGTAAACAATGATCCCTTTGAGTGGCTGAGGAGATGATGCGTAACCTCTGATCATGGTATTCCATATATAAGTTGATGGACAGTCAATCTGGGCGAGGACCCTTCTGCCATACTCAATGGAGCATGGGTCGGTGACTGCACAGAAGGTAATGATCTTACGTAGAAAGACCTCTAATTGGAACAACCCCATGGTGAGGATATGAGCATGCAGCTGCCTCAACTCTCTCGGATTGGAAATGCAACAACTTAATGCAATAGGGGATATGGATGCCATCTTGTTTCTGATATGTTGCTCCACAGTTGCAGCCATCTATGCTTCCTCTCTGTCTTAGAACACCAATTGTTTAAGGATTATCTTCAATTTGCACTCTATTGTGCGCTATTAACCATGCAAGCGTCTGAGATCGAGAGGTAGGGCCACACCCCCAAATGGCACTAAAGTGAGAAGTATAACCTGCTGGTGGAGAACTTAGCCTGGTTATCTCCACCATGATCCTCTCTTTCCATAATGCCTTAAGCCAAGAACTCCAAAATATAGATTTTTCTCCCACCAATCTAACCTTGAATTGACTGTATACAAACTTGCAAATTATATTTATGCCTTAGCACCACGGCCCGCATGCCATCATCTTCAAATAGTAACGCCACCATTTGACCTGACAGGCTGCGGTAAGCAATCTGAAAGAAGGAATATTAAGGTCACCAAATTCtctctcagagagagagagagagagagagagattattgtGGTAGGATAGTGTCATTTCATTTGCTTGATTGAGCTTTTCCCAGATTAGGAGTGATCAGCGGAAAAAGCGGGCTTCTAATTGGCACTGGTCAGCttcacatgagagagagaaaggagtcACCTAAAATCTGAAGAGAGAAACCTTTTGCTTCACCCGTTGAAACTTGAGTGAGTGAAGTCAGAAAGAAAGGGGCCACGGCCACCATGAACTTTTAGTTTGGATCTCAAAGCCGATCTACATTGGAACCAAACTTGGGATACAAAGGGTCAGGATATGGCTTTGaagattttaatttgaaaactcTACAAAGAGGAGCTCAATTTTTTCAACGATAAGAAAAAGTTAAC encodes the following:
- the LOC116262045 gene encoding pentatricopeptide repeat-containing protein At5g66520-like, whose amino-acid sequence is MAATVEQHIRNKMASISPIALSCCISNPRELRQLHAHILTMGLFQLEVFLRKIITFCAVTDPCSIEYGRRVLAQIDCPSTYIWNTMIRGYASSPQPLKGIIVYNQMLRRGASPDAYTFPFLLKACSNSLSIHKSREIHCRAVKTGFDWNVYVKNSLIHVYSVVGETENARRLFVEISEPDVASWTTLLSAYANSLDVAQARKLFDEMPERSAVTWSAMITGYVQANCYEQAMGLFREMQAKGIEPNDATLVSLISACAHLGSLEQGRWVHSYVQNKNRTLDTRFNSALIDMYCKCGSTERAMLVFKLARNKDVTVWTSLISGLASHGFGRTAIQFFEEMKRSGVAPNDLTLVAVLSACTHAGLVQEGLSIFERIRSEFCIEPKIEHYGCMVDLLGRAGLIMEALSLIESMPMEPNAAVWGALFSACRIHRHAKLGGQVASQLLRDEPQNGALYMALMNLYNETGKVDDAEKVKRDMKKSACKKNPGCSVIEVNGACTEFIVGDESHPQALQVCSNLSRLAEEICKGTVLV